CGGTGAACCGTGCCTTTGCGGACTTCCAGCCCCAGCGCGTGGTGAACCTGGCCGCACAGGCGGGCGTGCGCTACTCGCTGAAGAACCCACAGGCTTACGTGCAAAGCAATCTCGTGGGTTTCGTGAACATCCTGGAGGCCTGCCGCCATGGCAAGGTCGAGCACCTCGTCTATGCGTCCTCCAGCTCTGTCTATGGCGCCAACCGCAAGATGCCCTTCGGCATTGAGGATGCCGTCGACCATCCCATCAGCCTGTACGCAGCCAGCAAGAAAGCCAACGAGCTGATGGCGCATACCTACAGCCACCTGTACGACCTGCCCACCACCGGCCTGCGCTTCTTCACCGTGTACGGCCCCTGGGGCCGCCCCGACATGTCGCCCATGCTGTTTGCCGACCGCATCAGTCGCGGCGAGCCTATCGATGTCTTCAACTACGGCGACCACAGCCGCGACTTCACCTACATCGACGACATCGTCGAAGGTGTGATCCGCACGCTCGATCACATCGCCCGACCAGATGCCGGCTACGACGCTCTGCGGCCGAACCCAGGCACGTCGAGCGCGCCTTATCGCGTCTACAACATCGGCAACGACCAGCCGGTGCAGCTACTCCGCTTCATCGAACTGATGGAGCAGCACCTCGGTCGCACGGTGGAAAAGCGCCTGCTACCCATGCAGCCGGGCGATGTGCCGGATACCTGGGCCGATGTCTCGGCCCTGCGCCGCGACGTGGGTTACGCACCGAGCACGACGATTGAGGAAGGCGTGGCGCGCTTCGTGACTTGGTACAGGGAATACTTCCAGCGCGGGGAGTAACCGCTGCTCACATCACGATGAGGGCCCACGCGCTGCGCCCCATAGGAAGCGCAACGAACGATCAGAACGGCTTGGCGATCACCAGGAACACGATGCCAAGCAACACCAGCACGGGCAGCTCGTTCATGATGCGCAACGTCTTTGACGACGGCAGCAAACCACCCTTCTCGCTACGCTTGAGCAAGCGCCCGGTCCAGCCGAAATAAATCAGCATCAACACCACGAGCGTCAGCTTGGCGTCGATCCAGTGCAGCGACGCCACCACGTTTGGCAACGCTTGAGGAAACACGCGCCAACCCTCCCAAAGCGCCAGCCCGAACAGAAACGCGATACCGAACATGTTGTGCCCGAATCGATACAGGCGACGCCCCATCAGGATCAAGCGTGCCTTGACCGCCGGCTCGTCGCCCACCTCGGCGATATTCACGAGAATACGCGGCAGGTAAAAGACGGTAGCCATCCATGCGATGACGAACACCACGTGGAAGCTCTTGACCCAGAGATACGTCATCACGGTTCCCTCAAGCAAACGGTAAGCGCAACGGGATGGCAGGACCGCCTCGTTGCGAGTGGCGATAGTCGGCCAAGGATCAAACCGGGACTCGCATTGCGTCAAGGAATGCACACGGTGCGCGGCAACATGTCCTGATGAGTCAACCGCCACCACCGACGCGCCCGGCCATAAACCGGGCACAAAAAAAGGAACCCTTTCGGATTCCTCTTCTTGGTTCCACGCAGTACGCGGAAACTGAATTGGTGGGCGGTACAAGGATCGAACTTGTGACCCCTACCATGTCAAGGTAGTGCTCTACCGCTGAGCTAACCGCCCGGTTCTCGCCGGCATGCCGTGCGAGCCGCGCAGTATACGTGCTCCATGGGCCGGGGACAACCACCCCAGCAAAGCCCGGCTCAACCGGCCCGTTCGCGGAGCTTGTGGATCCGATCGCGCAGGCGGGCCGCCTCTTCGAACTCCAGATTCTCGGCGTGCTTGTACATCTGCGCCTCCAGCTTCTTGATCATGGCCGAGGCCTGGTCTGCGCTCAGGGCAGCGTAATCGGCGCCATTCTCCGCGACGGCCATAGCCCCCTGGCGCTC
This genomic window from Dyella terrae contains:
- a CDS encoding NAD-dependent epimerase, which produces MRILVTGTAGFIGSALAERLLARGDEVYGIDNHNDYYDPTLKEARLARIANHANYTHLRADLADAEAVNRAFADFQPQRVVNLAAQAGVRYSLKNPQAYVQSNLVGFVNILEACRHGKVEHLVYASSSSVYGANRKMPFGIEDAVDHPISLYAASKKANELMAHTYSHLYDLPTTGLRFFTVYGPWGRPDMSPMLFADRISRGEPIDVFNYGDHSRDFTYIDDIVEGVIRTLDHIARPDAGYDALRPNPGTSSAPYRVYNIGNDQPVQLLRFIELMEQHLGRTVEKRLLPMQPGDVPDTWADVSALRRDVGYAPSTTIEEGVARFVTWYREYFQRGE
- a CDS encoding CopD family protein encodes the protein MMTYLWVKSFHVVFVIAWMATVFYLPRILVNIAEVGDEPAVKARLILMGRRLYRFGHNMFGIAFLFGLALWEGWRVFPQALPNVVASLHWIDAKLTLVVLMLIYFGWTGRLLKRSEKGGLLPSSKTLRIMNELPVLVLLGIVFLVIAKPF